From a single Bacteroidia bacterium genomic region:
- the mnmH gene encoding tRNA 2-selenouridine(34) synthase MnmH, giving the protein MAESEFIPIVDVRSPGEFFAGHIPGAVNIPIFDNEERKTVGILYKQRGREEAILKGLEIVGPKMAGFVHNALALTTQKKLNVHCWRGGMRSESMALLWKTVGFEVNVLPGGYKAYRQKVLSDFEQPLQLIVLGGKTGSGKTEILQELKKAGEQIIDLESLACHKGSSFGAIGQLPQPSVEQFENNLHQAFLQLDSRRRIWVEDESHAIGRVYIPHPFWTQMVAAPVMVVEVPLQERVKRLINEYAGAPKEEISDALLRIQKRLGGQQLKQAMKSLNENDFATGAEIALQYYDKTYSHGLSQRSPSQIHTLAVGQDNPKITAIQLIEYCQQLPR; this is encoded by the coding sequence TTGGCTGAATCTGAATTCATACCGATTGTAGATGTGCGTTCGCCAGGCGAATTTTTTGCCGGGCACATTCCCGGTGCAGTAAATATTCCAATATTTGACAATGAAGAACGAAAAACGGTAGGGATTTTGTACAAGCAGAGGGGCAGGGAAGAAGCCATCTTAAAAGGATTGGAAATTGTAGGACCAAAGATGGCAGGATTTGTACATAACGCATTGGCACTCACTACTCAAAAAAAGCTCAATGTCCATTGCTGGCGGGGAGGAATGAGAAGTGAAAGTATGGCACTGTTGTGGAAAACAGTGGGTTTTGAGGTCAATGTTTTGCCGGGCGGATATAAAGCATACCGGCAAAAAGTTCTTTCAGATTTTGAACAACCGTTGCAGTTGATTGTACTTGGCGGAAAAACCGGTTCAGGGAAAACAGAAATTCTGCAGGAACTGAAAAAAGCAGGAGAACAGATCATTGATCTTGAGTCACTGGCCTGCCATAAAGGTTCTTCATTTGGTGCAATCGGCCAGCTACCCCAGCCTAGCGTGGAGCAGTTTGAAAATAATCTGCATCAAGCATTTTTACAGCTGGATAGCCGGAGAAGGATATGGGTGGAAGATGAAAGCCATGCGATTGGCCGGGTATATATTCCTCATCCATTCTGGACTCAAATGGTAGCGGCACCGGTAATGGTGGTAGAAGTACCGTTGCAGGAACGGGTAAAAAGGTTGATTAATGAATATGCAGGAGCGCCAAAAGAAGAGATTTCCGACGCTTTGCTTCGTATTCAGAAAAGATTGGGGGGACAACAATTAAAGCAGGCGATGAAGTCTCTGAATGAAAATGATTTTGCCACAGGGGCAGAAATTGCCCTTCAGTATTACGATAAAACTTATTCACACGGACTGAGTCAAAGATCTCCGTCTCAAATTCATACACTGGCCGTTGGCCAGGATAATCCGAAAATAACCGCAATTCAACTCATTGAATATTGTCAACAATTACCCAGATGA
- the selD gene encoding selenide, water dikinase SelD produces the protein MIQPDQIRLTQYSHGAGCGCKISPKVLESILHTTQQILPNPNLLVGNESRDDAAVYDLGDGTAIISTTDFFMPIVDDGFDFGRIASVNAISDVYAMGGTPMLAIAILGWPVDKLPPEAARAVLEGARAACAEAKIPLAGGHSIDSPEPIFGLAVTGRVNVANIRKNTGGLPGCKLFLTKPLGVGVLTTAMKKGILKDEHKDIARDSMIKLNQAGEIFARYAYVKAITDVTGFGLLGHLAEMCEGSRLSAVVYASQVPVIPEAKLYIEQNAIPGGTHRNWDSYGHKVSEISDYQKNILCDPQTSGGLLIAVVGEYENEFTQLARSLGMELTSFGYLTNKQDVLIEVK, from the coding sequence ATGATACAACCTGACCAAATCAGACTTACTCAATACAGCCATGGTGCCGGATGTGGATGTAAAATATCTCCGAAGGTATTGGAATCTATCCTCCATACGACCCAACAAATTCTTCCCAACCCCAATCTGCTGGTTGGCAATGAATCCCGGGATGATGCTGCGGTTTACGATTTGGGAGACGGTACTGCGATCATCAGCACTACTGATTTTTTTATGCCGATCGTGGACGATGGGTTTGACTTTGGCCGGATCGCCTCTGTCAATGCCATCAGCGATGTATATGCCATGGGCGGTACGCCTATGTTAGCTATCGCCATACTCGGATGGCCGGTGGACAAGCTCCCGCCAGAAGCGGCAAGAGCTGTGCTCGAAGGTGCAAGGGCAGCCTGTGCGGAAGCCAAAATCCCGCTGGCAGGCGGCCATAGCATTGACAGCCCGGAGCCGATATTTGGCCTCGCAGTTACGGGTCGGGTAAATGTTGCCAATATTCGCAAAAATACCGGCGGGCTTCCCGGATGCAAATTATTCCTTACCAAACCCCTGGGCGTGGGGGTTCTCACTACTGCGATGAAAAAGGGCATTCTGAAGGACGAGCACAAAGATATTGCCCGGGATTCGATGATTAAACTCAACCAGGCAGGTGAAATATTTGCACGTTATGCCTACGTCAAAGCCATTACCGACGTAACGGGCTTTGGATTGCTGGGCCATCTCGCCGAAATGTGCGAAGGAAGTCGCCTCAGCGCCGTAGTGTACGCCTCCCAGGTTCCCGTCATTCCGGAAGCAAAATTATATATCGAACAAAACGCCATCCCCGGCGGCACGCACCGTAACTGGGATAGCTATGGCCATAAGGTCAGCGAAATCTCCGACTATCAAAAAAACATCCTCTGCGACCCACAAACCAGCGGCGGACTACTGATTGCCGTGGTCGGCGAATATGAAAATGAGTTTACCCAACTGGCCCGCAGCCTGGGCATGGAACTTACCAGTTTTGGATACCTGACCAACAAACAGGATGTTTTGATTGAAGTGAAGTAG
- a CDS encoding ADP-ribosylglycohydrolase family protein, with protein sequence MIGAIIGDIVGSRFEKKNLKSKDFELFTKQSRFTDDTVLTIAIADCILNSKGYEKTVKKYGRTYPFAGYGGAFKKWLAGITSGPYNSWGNGSAMRVSPVGFAFDEVEKVLEEARKSAVITHNHEEGIKGAQAIALSVFLAKNGSKKQEIKEFIEVKFGYDLNRTIDEIRLVYEFDVSCQGSVPESIIAFLESDSFEDAIRTAISIGGDSDTIASMTGAISEAYYKSVPQEFIEKMNEYLPKEFRKIIEEFKNKYST encoded by the coding sequence ATGATAGGTGCAATAATTGGAGACATAGTTGGGTCCAGGTTTGAGAAGAAGAATCTAAAAAGTAAGGACTTTGAATTGTTTACAAAACAATCAAGATTCACAGATGATACTGTACTAACCATTGCGATAGCCGATTGCATCCTAAATTCTAAAGGATATGAAAAAACTGTAAAAAAATATGGAAGAACCTATCCATTTGCTGGTTACGGAGGGGCTTTTAAAAAGTGGTTGGCGGGAATAACCAGTGGCCCGTATAATAGTTGGGGAAATGGCTCGGCTATGAGAGTAAGCCCAGTCGGATTTGCATTTGATGAAGTAGAAAAAGTTTTGGAAGAAGCTCGAAAGAGTGCTGTAATAACACATAACCATGAAGAAGGCATTAAAGGGGCACAAGCAATTGCATTATCCGTATTTCTTGCAAAAAATGGAAGCAAAAAGCAAGAAATTAAAGAATTTATAGAAGTTAAATTTGGTTATGATTTGAACAGAACGATAGATGAAATAAGGCTTGTTTACGAATTTGATGTTAGTTGTCAAGGAAGTGTACCAGAATCAATAATTGCTTTTTTAGAGTCAGATAGTTTTGAAGACGCTATTAGAACGGCAATTTCGATTGGAGGAGATAGTGATACAATTGCATCTATGACAGGTGCAATCTCAGAAGCATACTATAAATCGGTACCCCAAGAGTTTATAGAAAAGATGAATGAATATTTACCGAAAGAGTTCAGGAAAATAATTGAAGAATTCAAAAACAAATACAGCACCTAA
- a CDS encoding chromate resistance protein produces the protein MKWITRERPKIDRIACPWLIKRFIDKNAEIIYVPFNEVITKASELKATPFDVPDVEFTHYNDHCTFDYFIKKYKITDPALHTVAIIVRGADTDRHDIANQSSGLWAISAGLSQNIKDDHQLLEKGFIIYDALYTWAKYLQNEIHTQSPFENLLLDVFNKFLKEKAGTKKKTPSWAKELKEILQDQIDTNLALSLKEISKNLDVNPSYLSREFSKYFEDLSYGEYIRKLRIEKAIQLIHSPKYSLTEIAYLTGFSDQSHFTRIFKKHTGKNPSVFRKNILKSKPHTKS, from the coding sequence ATGAAATGGATAACAAGAGAACGACCAAAGATTGACCGCATTGCTTGTCCGTGGCTAATTAAAAGATTTATTGATAAAAATGCCGAAATAATTTATGTTCCCTTCAACGAAGTAATCACCAAAGCCAGTGAACTTAAAGCAACCCCGTTTGATGTGCCTGATGTAGAGTTCACACATTACAATGACCATTGCACATTTGATTACTTCATTAAGAAATATAAAATTACAGACCCCGCACTTCATACAGTCGCAATTATTGTTCGAGGTGCTGATACTGATAGGCACGACATTGCAAATCAGTCAAGCGGGTTATGGGCAATATCCGCAGGACTTTCTCAAAATATAAAAGACGATCATCAATTATTGGAAAAAGGTTTTATTATTTATGATGCCTTATACACTTGGGCAAAATATTTACAAAATGAAATCCACACGCAAAGCCCATTTGAAAATTTATTGTTAGATGTTTTCAATAAATTTTTAAAAGAGAAAGCAGGAACAAAAAAGAAAACGCCTTCATGGGCAAAAGAGTTGAAAGAAATCCTACAAGACCAGATTGACACGAACCTTGCGCTAAGCTTAAAAGAAATTTCAAAAAACCTTGATGTCAATCCCTCCTACCTGTCAAGAGAATTTTCCAAATATTTTGAAGACCTTTCTTATGGTGAATACATTCGCAAATTGCGAATTGAAAAAGCCATCCAGTTAATTCATTCTCCAAAGTATTCACTCACCGAAATTGCTTACCTCACAGGTTTTTCAGACCAAAGCCATTTCACACGCATCTTCAAAAAACACACAGGTAAAAATCCTTCAGTTTTCAGAAAAAATATTCTGAAAAGTAAACCACATACAAAAAGTTAA
- a CDS encoding chromate resistance protein: MKWITRERPKIDRIACPWLIKNFVDKEAEFIYVPTEQVLTKAKELDAIPFDIPKVEYSHEGEFCTFDTIIKKHNLTDPALHQLAVIVRGADTDRFDLAKQAAGLWAISAGLSHNIKDDHEMLKVGMKIYDALYSWAKYVSDERHTWNPNLKV, from the coding sequence ATGAAATGGATAACAAGAGAACGACCAAAGATTGACCGCATCGCTTGCCCGTGGTTAATCAAAAACTTTGTGGACAAAGAAGCAGAGTTTATTTATGTTCCAACTGAACAGGTGCTGACGAAAGCAAAAGAACTGGATGCAATTCCTTTTGACATTCCTAAAGTTGAGTATTCACACGAAGGAGAGTTTTGCACCTTTGACACCATCATCAAGAAACACAATCTCACCGACCCTGCATTACATCAACTTGCAGTTATTGTCCGTGGTGCAGACACAGACCGTTTTGATTTAGCAAAACAAGCCGCGGGACTTTGGGCAATATCCGCAGGACTTTCTCACAACATAAAAGACGACCACGAAATGCTGAAAGTGGGAATGAAAATTTATGATGCGCTTTACAGTTGGGCTAAATATGTTTCTGATGAACGCCACACATGGAATCCAAATCTTAAAGTATAA
- a CDS encoding PepSY-like domain-containing protein, whose translation MKYIISLMGFLMILGFSSAQQKTIKQSKVPQNVQDALKTKFPDATKNKWTIENNSYTAKCKQGKKKLYAAFSADGKWLKTTVIIQWKEVPEVVKTAYNISTNKNANEKWKTEKVTQIDSSDGTTIYVVEMDNEWFIPSDSDAPNETCEIYISSTGKIIKTIRKG comes from the coding sequence ATGAAATATATTATTTCTTTGATGGGTTTCTTGATGATACTTGGTTTCTCCTCAGCACAGCAAAAAACAATCAAGCAGAGTAAAGTGCCACAAAATGTTCAGGATGCTTTAAAAACAAAATTTCCTGATGCAACAAAAAACAAATGGACGATTGAAAATAATTCATATACCGCAAAGTGTAAACAGGGAAAGAAAAAACTTTATGCTGCTTTCAGTGCAGACGGAAAATGGTTGAAAACGACCGTTATCATTCAGTGGAAAGAAGTTCCTGAAGTAGTAAAAACAGCTTACAATATAAGCACCAATAAAAATGCTAATGAAAAATGGAAGACAGAAAAGGTTACACAAATTGATTCTTCTGATGGAACGACAATATATGTTGTGGAAATGGATAATGAATGGTTTATTCCCTCTGATTCAGATGCGCCAAATGAAACATGCGAAATTTATATTTCTTCGACAGGAAAAATAATTAAGACAATTAGAAAGGGATGA
- a CDS encoding TolC family protein, which translates to MTDIKITKPFITLLVLLVTTSNFLFAQQTGLLTIQDATQFVAKNYPALKAKQADFNAAEKNISLAKISLVPSLDASYQFNYSTYNNITGLFFPQGILPISGPPSATNNYSGTVGSAGSLYMNWQPITFGLRTAQIKLANADASNKNYDLQNEIFKQQLNLISVYLDALVTDEVVKVYQENLQRTNFNFSLSKSLTVSGLRPGVDTALFAAEKAKAEIDLMNVQKQFSVQQIILSQQLGSDSVKISMDTTYFHHLPKAFDNTAKISSHPFYNLYLSQVEYQKAKEKTIKLDVLPKLNLWGITYARGSGAGSNTPTDGFTFSRYNYGAGVQLTMPLLHFADVRLKYKQQQFLTQSFEEKLNQVDLDLRKQQEISDTTYANAIRIISKTEIQLSASQYAYNAMKGRYEAGLANYADFIQAQYNLVKSQTDLKKAYWDVWKALLNEAATKGDLNIFLKN; encoded by the coding sequence GTGACAGATATTAAAATCACAAAGCCGTTTATCACATTGCTTGTTCTCCTTGTGACAACAAGCAATTTTCTTTTTGCACAGCAAACAGGGTTATTGACTATCCAGGATGCCACACAGTTTGTAGCGAAAAACTATCCTGCATTAAAAGCAAAACAAGCTGACTTCAATGCAGCCGAAAAAAATATTTCTCTTGCTAAAATTTCACTTGTTCCTTCGTTGGATGCTTCGTATCAATTCAACTATTCAACTTACAACAACATCACGGGTTTGTTTTTTCCGCAGGGAATTTTACCAATCAGTGGTCCGCCTTCGGCAACAAATAATTATTCGGGAACTGTTGGAAGTGCAGGAAGTTTATACATGAATTGGCAGCCCATCACTTTCGGACTTCGGACAGCACAAATAAAATTAGCCAATGCAGATGCTTCCAATAAAAATTACGATTTGCAAAATGAAATTTTCAAACAGCAACTAAATCTTATCAGTGTTTACTTGGATGCACTTGTTACCGATGAAGTAGTAAAAGTGTATCAGGAAAATTTACAGCGGACAAATTTTAATTTCTCATTATCAAAATCTTTGACAGTTTCAGGTTTGCGACCCGGAGTTGACACTGCACTTTTCGCTGCTGAAAAAGCAAAAGCAGAAATTGATTTGATGAATGTTCAGAAACAATTTTCTGTTCAGCAAATTATTCTATCACAGCAGTTAGGTTCTGACAGCGTGAAAATTTCAATGGACACAACCTATTTTCATCATCTTCCAAAAGCATTTGACAACACTGCAAAAATTTCATCTCATCCTTTTTACAATCTTTATCTAAGTCAGGTTGAATATCAAAAAGCAAAAGAGAAAACTATCAAGTTAGATGTTCTTCCAAAATTAAATTTGTGGGGAATAACTTATGCCAGAGGTTCGGGTGCAGGTTCAAATACACCGACTGATGGCTTTACTTTCAGTCGTTACAACTACGGTGCAGGTGTGCAACTCACAATGCCACTACTCCATTTTGCCGATGTGAGATTAAAATATAAGCAACAACAATTCCTAACGCAATCGTTTGAAGAAAAATTAAATCAAGTTGATTTGGATTTAAGAAAGCAACAGGAAATTTCTGACACCACTTATGCAAACGCAATCAGAATAATCAGCAAAACAGAAATTCAACTTTCCGCTTCGCAATATGCTTACAATGCAATGAAAGGAAGATACGAAGCGGGGCTTGCAAATTACGCTGACTTTATTCAGGCACAATATAATCTTGTAAAAAGTCAGACAGACTTGAAAAAAGCATATTGGGATGTTTGGAAAGCGTTGTTGAATGAAGCCGCAACAAAAGGTGATTTGAATATTTTTCTAAAAAACTAA
- a CDS encoding efflux RND transporter permease subunit, with product MLKLITSALRKPVTIIVILLGIVFFSVMAIRKLPIDILPKLGTPTIYVAQTYGGLSPSQMEGFITSYYEYHFLYITGIKNVESKTIQGLTLIKLQFHEGTDMAAAMAEVDAYATRSRSFMPPGTLPPFIMRYDAGSVPVGQLVFSSTTHPLNEIQDLALFKVRPLFAALPGVSAPPPFGGNQRSVIIKADPDRLKSYSITPDELVTAIAKNNSISPAGNVRVGDYTMISPSNSVVDNIQELGDIPLKVGSGTSVYVRDVATVQNGADVTTGYALINGKRSVYIPVTKRADASTWDVVQNIKKALPDLQAAIPDDIKVSYEFDQSGYVINSLTSLILEGLLGALLTGLMVLLFLRDWRSALVVVITIPLALLSAVVCLYLMGQTINVMTLGGLALSIGILVDEATVTIENIHSHLESGKPKARAIIDASKEISLAKLLILLSILAVFVPSFFMSGAPRAMFLPLSLAVGFSLIASFLLSQTFVPVFANYILSDKKHSAVNDWFQKVRTRFENFSNRFSRYNKYVVLTYFIPALLIIFLAYHFIGTEIFPKVDAGQFQVRVSMPAGTRIERTEDATKKTLSIIDSLAGKGNVEITSAFVGLQPPTYAINPIYLWTSGPQEAVIKVNLNKNSGISIEKFKEKLRENCKQQIPSLKLSFEPADLVDQVMSQGSNTPIEVVIQGKNLSQSRDYAEQIKKQLEGISYLRDVQITQQLDYPTLQINYDRVRTGQMGLTVDEANKSLVVGTYSSRLTQPVYWLDKTTGTSYQVQVEYPQFKMNSADQIEQIPVSTKNGNEIFLRDIADWKKITTPGEYDRINQQRYLTVTANLNHKDLGSAIKDVDEKIKNIGELPTGIKIYQRGQSDLLTQTLFELSTGLLLAIIVIFLLLAANFQSFKLSLKVLSVVPAVIAGSWLLLLLCGKSLNIQSFMGSIMAIGVAVSNAILLVSNAEQLRKQNAEHPNFGLVAAKSRLRPILMTTFAMIAGMIPMAIGLGEGGEQTSPLGIAVIGGLILSTTTSLFIVPGIYHSIIGTKKYKSGSLDPDDAESKYFNS from the coding sequence ATGCTGAAACTAATAACATCCGCTTTACGCAAACCCGTTACCATCATAGTTATTTTGTTGGGCATTGTGTTTTTTTCTGTAATGGCAATTCGTAAATTACCGATAGATATTTTACCAAAATTAGGAACACCGACAATTTATGTTGCCCAAACTTATGGAGGACTTTCTCCTTCGCAGATGGAAGGCTTTATAACATCCTATTACGAATATCATTTTCTTTACATCACAGGAATAAAAAATGTAGAAAGTAAAACTATTCAAGGTTTAACTTTAATCAAATTACAATTTCACGAAGGCACAGACATGGCAGCAGCAATGGCAGAAGTAGATGCCTACGCAACCCGTTCCCGTTCCTTTATGCCACCCGGAACTTTGCCGCCTTTTATTATGCGTTACGATGCAGGTTCAGTTCCAGTCGGGCAATTAGTTTTCAGCAGCACAACCCATCCGCTAAATGAAATTCAGGATTTGGCTTTGTTCAAAGTGCGACCATTGTTTGCAGCACTTCCCGGAGTTTCAGCACCACCACCTTTCGGAGGCAATCAGCGTTCGGTAATTATTAAGGCAGACCCTGACCGTTTGAAAAGTTACAGCATTACACCCGATGAATTAGTAACTGCAATTGCAAAAAACAATTCTATTTCACCTGCGGGAAATGTGCGTGTTGGCGATTACACAATGATAAGTCCGAGTAATTCTGTTGTTGACAATATTCAGGAGTTAGGAGATATTCCTCTGAAAGTTGGAAGCGGAACTTCTGTTTATGTCAGAGATGTTGCGACAGTTCAAAACGGTGCAGATGTAACAACGGGCTATGCTTTAATAAATGGAAAGCGTTCCGTTTATATTCCTGTTACAAAAAGAGCCGATGCTTCAACTTGGGATGTAGTTCAAAATATTAAAAAAGCATTGCCCGATTTGCAAGCCGCAATTCCTGACGACATAAAAGTTTCTTACGAGTTTGACCAAAGCGGTTATGTAATTAATTCTCTTACGAGTTTAATCTTAGAGGGCTTGCTTGGTGCGTTGCTCACAGGTTTAATGGTTTTACTTTTTCTGCGTGACTGGCGTTCTGCATTAGTAGTTGTAATCACTATTCCGCTTGCTTTGCTTTCAGCAGTCGTTTGTCTTTACCTAATGGGGCAAACAATTAATGTAATGACTTTGGGAGGACTTGCACTTTCAATTGGCATTTTGGTTGATGAGGCGACTGTTACAATCGAAAATATTCACAGTCATTTAGAATCTGGTAAACCAAAAGCAAGAGCCATTATAGATGCTTCAAAAGAAATATCATTGGCTAAGTTGCTAATTTTACTGAGCATTTTGGCTGTGTTTGTTCCTTCTTTTTTTATGAGTGGTGCACCAAGAGCAATGTTTTTACCGCTGTCGCTTGCAGTTGGTTTTTCATTGATTGCATCTTTTTTACTCTCACAAACTTTCGTTCCCGTTTTTGCAAACTATATTTTATCCGACAAAAAACATTCAGCCGTTAATGATTGGTTTCAGAAAGTAAGAACACGGTTTGAAAATTTCTCCAATCGTTTTTCACGATATAATAAATATGTAGTCCTCACTTATTTTATTCCTGCATTACTCATTATTTTTCTTGCGTATCATTTTATCGGAACAGAAATATTTCCCAAAGTGGATGCAGGACAATTTCAAGTAAGAGTGAGTATGCCTGCGGGAACACGAATAGAAAGAACAGAAGATGCAACGAAGAAAACACTTTCAATAATTGATTCGTTGGCAGGAAAAGGAAATGTAGAAATCACTTCTGCATTCGTTGGATTACAACCGCCAACCTATGCAATCAATCCGATTTATTTATGGACAAGCGGACCGCAGGAAGCAGTGATAAAAGTTAATCTGAATAAAAATTCAGGAATCAGCATTGAAAAATTCAAAGAAAAATTAAGAGAAAATTGTAAGCAACAAATTCCTTCTCTTAAACTTTCATTTGAGCCAGCCGACCTTGTTGACCAAGTGATGAGCCAAGGTTCTAACACTCCGATTGAAGTGGTGATACAGGGAAAAAATCTTTCGCAGAGCCGTGATTATGCAGAGCAAATCAAAAAACAATTGGAAGGAATTTCTTATTTGCGAGATGTGCAGATAACACAGCAGTTAGATTACCCGACACTGCAAATAAATTATGACCGTGTGCGGACAGGACAAATGGGTTTGACTGTTGACGAAGCAAATAAATCATTGGTTGTAGGAACTTATTCAAGTCGTTTAACGCAACCCGTTTATTGGTTGGACAAAACAACAGGAACTTCTTATCAGGTGCAGGTAGAATATCCTCAATTCAAAATGAACAGTGCCGACCAGATTGAGCAAATTCCTGTTTCAACAAAAAATGGAAATGAAATTTTTCTTCGTGACATTGCCGACTGGAAAAAAATTACAACACCCGGAGAATATGACCGAATCAATCAGCAGCGTTATCTAACTGTTACTGCAAATCTCAATCACAAAGATTTAGGTTCGGCAATAAAAGATGTAGATGAAAAAATAAAAAACATTGGTGAGTTGCCGACAGGAATAAAAATTTATCAGCGTGGACAATCCGATTTACTAACTCAAACTTTGTTTGAACTTTCAACAGGTTTGTTGTTAGCCATCATAGTAATTTTTCTTTTGCTTGCAGCAAATTTTCAATCGTTCAAATTATCACTCAAAGTTCTTTCAGTAGTGCCTGCTGTAATTGCTGGTTCATGGTTACTTTTATTGTTGTGCGGAAAATCATTAAACATTCAATCGTTCATGGGAAGCATCATGGCAATTGGTGTTGCCGTATCAAACGCAATTCTTTTAGTGAGCAACGCAGAACAATTACGAAAACAAAATGCCGAGCATCCTAACTTCGGATTGGTTGCAGCTAAAAGCAGGTTGCGACCAATCTTAATGACAACTTTTGCAATGATAGCGGGAATGATTCCAATGGCAATCGGCTTAGGAGAAGGAGGAGAACAAACTTCACCTTTAGGAATTGCAGTAATCGGAGGACTTATACTTTCAACAACCACCTCTTTATTTATCGTTCCCGGAATTTATCACAGCATCATCGGAACAAAAAAATATAAGAGTGGTTCGCTTGACCCTGACGATGCTGAAAGCAAATATTTTAATTCATAA
- a CDS encoding efflux RND transporter periplasmic adaptor subunit produces the protein MKKLKIIIAVATFFCAACSNKNSDKNDAANNSAPINVKAFILKSDSIKKQISLPGEILPYEKVQIRSKVSGYVGKINVDIGSEVKKGQVLVIIEAPEIKSKSIEALGKKNSAESKFLSSKDSYERLLKASAIKGAISENDLQVAKNKFMADSSEFQAALSAYQSYKEMESYLTITAPFNGTITKRNADEGAYIGNPTDKPILEMENDNTLRLRVAVPEALVGIKLLDNKVQFTTRGIPDKKFTATLSRKAGSIDVATRSEVWEFEVNNENKIIKSGMFADVKLTVVREGKSLVVPFSAVLTTLEKKVVIRISNGKTEWIDISQGINLPDKTEIFGNINLGDTLVLKANEELKTDTKVIAKFE, from the coding sequence ATGAAAAAATTAAAAATAATAATTGCAGTTGCCACATTTTTTTGTGCAGCATGTTCAAATAAAAATTCGGACAAGAATGATGCTGCAAATAATTCCGCACCAATAAATGTGAAAGCATTTATTCTGAAATCCGATTCCATAAAAAAACAAATTTCATTGCCCGGTGAAATTCTTCCTTACGAGAAAGTTCAAATCCGTTCCAAAGTTTCAGGTTATGTTGGGAAGATAAATGTGGACATTGGTTCGGAAGTAAAAAAAGGACAAGTGCTTGTAATCATTGAAGCACCCGAAATAAAATCAAAATCAATTGAAGCATTAGGAAAAAAGAACAGTGCCGAATCAAAATTTTTATCAAGCAAAGATTCTTATGAACGCTTACTAAAAGCATCTGCAATCAAAGGAGCAATTTCTGAAAATGATTTGCAAGTAGCGAAAAATAAATTCATGGCTGACAGTTCCGAATTTCAGGCAGCACTTTCTGCATATCAATCTTACAAGGAAATGGAAAGTTACTTGACCATCACTGCACCCTTCAACGGAACAATTACAAAAAGAAATGCTGATGAAGGTGCATACATTGGCAATCCCACCGACAAACCTATTTTAGAAATGGAAAATGATAACACACTTCGCTTGCGTGTTGCAGTTCCCGAAGCATTGGTAGGAATAAAATTGTTAGACAATAAAGTTCAGTTCACCACAAGAGGAATTCCCGACAAAAAATTCACAGCAACTTTAAGTCGCAAAGCAGGAAGCATTGATGTAGCCACCCGTAGCGAAGTTTGGGAATTTGAAGTGAACAACGAAAACAAAATTATTAAGTCAGGAATGTTTGCCGATGTAAAATTGACGGTGGTTAGAGAAGGAAAATCTTTAGTAGTTCCATTTTCAGCCGTGCTCACAACACTTGAAAAGAAAGTAGTGATAAGAATTTCCAACGGCAAAACAGAATGGATAGACATTTCACAAGGAATAAATCTCCCCGACAAAACAGAAATTTTCGGCAACATAAACCTTGGCGACACCCTTGTATTAAAAGCAAACGAAGAACTGAAAACTGACACAAAAGTGATTGCGAAATTTGAATAA
- a CDS encoding transposase family protein, protein MMIFANADKCIRYLSYAYQGTCHDFTILKMELQPEKGGWLDHQTVHVDLGYQGIEKIYRMGQLQIPEKKKKKTALSEEQKKCNREKSSFRVKVENSIAGMKRFRFMSDRIRTKNICFYNKVAGISAGLWNFNLTN, encoded by the coding sequence ATGATGATTTTTGCCAACGCAGATAAATGCATCCGTTACCTCAGTTATGCCTATCAGGGCACTTGTCATGACTTTACGATTTTGAAAATGGAGTTGCAGCCGGAAAAGGGGGGATGGTTGGATCACCAGACGGTCCACGTTGATTTGGGCTATCAGGGAATCGAGAAAATCTATCGCATGGGACAACTGCAAATCCCGGAGAAGAAAAAGAAGAAAACAGCTTTGAGCGAAGAGCAGAAAAAGTGCAATCGGGAGAAAAGTTCTTTTCGGGTAAAGGTGGAAAATTCCATCGCCGGAATGAAACGATTTCGCTTTATGAGTGATCGTATCCGGACAAAAAATATCTGTTTTTACAATAAAGTCGCCGGAATTTCCGCCGGTTTA